acggtggcgccagcggcaccaccatcTGTGCAGGCAACCAAGACGTCGCGCAGTGGACGTTTGTTCGCGAACCACAACACACAGTTTCCTGCCCAGTCCGGGGCCGCGGTACCCGCTCCCTCGACGGCCTCcttcaccgcagcagcaggagtgCTGTCAGGGCCTTTGATGCGTTTGCACGCCGGCAACCACAGTCCGGTCATCCGACCTGGGGCGAGGGCTGGAGCTCACGATGGTGTAACCGCTTCTGTTTTTTCGGAGGTCCATCTagccgcagcgtctcctccctcctcagCGCCGTTCCGGCCTGCGCACGGCACCGACAGACAGGGTCTTGTTCGCGGCAGAACCGTCCCAACAGTAGTTGACGCACCCCATGACTCCAGATTCCCTCTGTCGCTTGAAATCGAGGGGGTGCAGacgggagaggaggtggtggtggacgtGCCGTCCGTgcgacagcgcagcagcaccagctccATCTCAAACGATACGGCACAGCTGCAgaggctgcgccgccagctggaAAAGGTGACAGCAGACCTCAAGGCCGCGGTGAACACGAATCGCCGACAGAAGCAGGCGCatcaacagcagcgggagaagTGGCTCGTGCTTTCCAACGAGAGCGATGCTCGTCTGCTTAACGTACAGTCCAACCAGGAGAGCCGAGAGCGGCTCCTTTGCAGCGAGCTCCGTGACGCCATCGCGCATCTGCTCGGCGAGTTCAAAGCTCAGGCGTTGAAAGAGCGCGCCGCCGATCAGGCACACGCGGGCGACAAGGCTGAGTGGGACGCAAAGCACGCCGTGCTTCTGAGCGAACTGGAGgctgcgagggcggcgctggccactcaggtcaccgccgccaactCGGCCGACACCCATAAAGAAGAGGCTGATCAACTtcgcgccgagctggaggccctgcggcgcagctcgggGGATCAACAACGAAGCTTCGAGGAAAAAATCATGCAGACGCAGTCCGCTCTTCAGGCGAAACAGTCGGAGCTCAACCGGTACCTTCAAGAGAGGGATCAGCACAACTACTTGGTTGCACAGTGCCGACTTTTTATTCAGCAGGTGTGCCAGCCTGGATTCAGCGTCGTGAAGGGACCATCactggagccggtggagaCGCAACGCCCTGAGCCGACCGGGTTTGTGCTGGTTCCGctggcggtgttgctgcaCGGCTACGCGCTCCTCCCCGAAGGCGACCGGCAGGCGTTGATCGACCACTACGATGGCAAGGCGAAGTCTCTAAAGTGAGAATTCTTGCGCACAGCCGGCGCtacgcctcctcctctacgtatgtctctctctgcttctgcctgtgtgtgtgtctccttTGGTATCCATGTACAAGAGCGCCTTCTTCGAGAAGCTATCACCACCAAGGAAGCAAACAATGAGGACCGGACTGCAAGCAACAGGTATGTGCcactgtgcgcgtgcacatgAGTGCcggctgctgtggtgcgTGTTCTGCCTCACGGTGGTATGCCTCTGGCATGCTGCCCACCTGGTGTTTTCTGCTCGACTTGCACTTTTACCGTTCACGCGATGCAGCCTCCTTTTGTTCAGCCTCATTTTTTTGTTCggcttctccctcctcttcttcctcctcctcctctctcgcacgtGCGCTCAAACGTGCATATACCCGCTTGCACACACTGCTACTGTTATTACCGATATACACAGAATCTTGTCCCGCCGCCCCTATCCCCTCTACCCCGACCACGGCACAAAGAAAACGACTAAGGTAACCCGTATCAGCACTGCACTATTTCCCTTAACCACCGCGtacgtttttctttttcttcgcgCTAAAGTTACCTAAATCAATCAAGACAGACACACCGAACATACAACAGGAAACATGCTCCGCTCCGCTGTGTGCCTTGCCGGCAAGGACGTGCGCTTTGGCGAAGAGGCCCGCCGCTCCATGCAGAAGGGCGTCACtcgcgctgtggctgcggtAGCGACGACGCTGGGGCCGAAGGGTCGCAACGTGATCATCGAGCAGGCCTACGGCGCGCCGAAGATCACGAAGGATGGTGTGACCGTTGCCAAGGCGATCGAGTTCAAGGATCGCTTCGAGAACATGGGTGCGCAGCTGGTACGCCAGGTGTGCAACCAGACGAACGACTTGGCTGGCGACGGCACCACGACCTCTGCAGTGCTTGTGGACAGCATCTTTGGCGAGGGCCTCAAGTGCATTGCCCAGGGCACGAACCCGATCGACATGAAGCGTGGCATGGATGTCGCGGTCCACTACGTACAGACGAGCCTGCTGAAGCAGTCCCGCCCGATCAAGGGAACTGAGGATATCGTTCGCGTTGCCACCATCTCGGCCAACGGCGATAAGGAGATCGGCGAGATGATCGGTCAGGCGATGGACAAGGTCGGTCGCGACGGCGTCATTACGGCGCAGGACGGCAAGACGATGGCCACTGAGCTGGAGGTTGTGGAGGGCATGAAGATCGAGCGTGGGTTTCTCAGCCCGTACTTCGTGACGGATGCGAAGGTGCAGAAGGCAGAGCTCGAGGACTTGAATGTGCTTGTATCCAAGAAGAAAATTAGCACCATCCAGACGTTGCTTCCCGCCCTCAACCACGTCGCTCAGCAAGGCCGCCCGCTTCTGATCATCGCCGACGATGTggagagcgaggcgctgaCAACGCTGATCTTCAACAAGTTGCAGGGCAAGCTGAAGGTGTGCTGCGTCAAGGCGCCGGGCTTCGGCGACACTAAGGAGGGCATGCTCGAGGATATCGCTGTTTTCACTGGCGCTAAAGTGGTGGGAGACGAGAACACCGGCGTGGAGCTGGATGCCAGGAGCTTCGACCCCTCCATCCTCGGCTCTGCAAA
The window above is part of the Leishmania major strain Friedlin complete genome, chromosome 36 genome. Proteins encoded here:
- a CDS encoding chaperonin HSP60, mitochondrial precursor, with protein sequence MLRSAVCLAGKDVRFGEEARRSMQKGVTRAVAAVATTLGPKGRNVIIEQAYGAPKITKDGVTVAKAIEFKDRFENMGAQLVRQVCNQTNDLAGDGTTTSAVLVDSIFGEGLKCIAQGTNPIDMKRGMDVAVHYVQTSLLKQSRPIKGTEDIVRVATISANGDKEIGEMIGQAMDKVGRDGVITAQDGKTMATELEVVEGMKIERGFLSPYFVTDAKVQKAELEDLNVLVSKKKISTIQTLLPALNHVAQQGRPLLIIADDVESEALTTLIFNKLQGKLKVCCVKAPGFGDTKEGMLEDIAVFTGAKVVGDENTGVELDARSFDPSILGSAKKVTVTKDDTVMLNGGGDAAAVKERQQLLRDRIEQEAVEYNREKLQERLAKLSGGVAVIKVGGGSEVEVSEKKDRVVDAVCSTRAAVQEGIVAGGGTALLRASKELEALANDGSLTRDQRTGVTIVRNAIRLPAMKIAANAGKEGAVIVEKVLEASEESTGYDAQNDKYVNMFEAGIIDPTRVVRVAISDATSVASLMMTAEAAIVEAPKESKAKNGKRSAAAETEDDEELFGSY